One part of the Aspergillus fumigatus Af293 chromosome 7, whole genome shotgun sequence genome encodes these proteins:
- a CDS encoding putative lipase — protein sequence MRWSSLLKAAVLYRAILSPLVSGAVIPRGAVPVASDLSLVSILSSAANDSSIESEARSIASLIASEIVSKIGKTEFSRSTKDAKSVQEAFDKIQSIFADGTPDFLKMTREILTVGLIPADIVSFLNGYLNLDLNSIHNRNPSPKGQAIYPVKAPGDARYSVAENALRAAIHIPASFGYGKNGKKPVILVPGTATPAGTTYYFNFGKLGSAADADVVWLNIPQASLNDVQINSEYVAYAINYISAISESNVAVLSWSQGGLDTQWALKYWPSTRKVVDDFIAISPDFHGTVMRSLVCPWLAALACTPSLWQQGWNTEFIRTLRGGGGDSAYVPTTTIYSTFDEIVQPMSGSQASAILSDSRAVGVSNNHLQTICGGKPAGGVYTHEGVLYNPLAWALAVDALSHDGPGDPSRLDLDVVCGRVLPPQLGLDDLLGTEGLLLIALAEVLAYKPKTFGEPAIASYAH from the coding sequence ATGAGGTGGAGTTCCTTGCTGAAGGCAGCTGTCCTGTACAGGGCAATCCTTAGTCCTTTGGTTTCTGGTGCAGTCATTCCCCGCGGCGCCGTTCCAGTCGCCTCGGATTTAAGTCTTGTTTCGATCCTGTCTAGTGCTGCCAATGATTCTTCAATTGAAAGCGAGGCTCGGAGCATTGCCTCCTTAATCGCGTCAGAAATCGTGTCAAAAATCGGCAAGACTGAGTTCAGTCGCTCGACCAAGGATGCTAAGTCTGTGCAGGAAGCATTCGACAAGATTCAATCCATCTTTGCAGATGGCACCCCCGATTTCTTGAAAATGACGCGTGAAATCCTCACGGTGGGATTGATACCGGCCGACATTGTCTCTTTCTTGAATGGCTACCTCAACTTGGATCTCAACTCGATTCACAATCGGAACCCCAGTCCGAAGGGGCAAGCCATTTACCCGGTCAAAGCTCCAGGAGATGCCCGTTACTCAGTCGCAGAAAATGCACTGCGGGCAGCGATCCATATCCCCGCCTCTTTCGGCTATgggaagaatggaaagaagcCTGTGATTCTGGTTCCCGGAACAGCTACACCCGCAGGGACGACTTATTACTTCAACTTCGGCAAGTTGGGAAGCGCCGCAGATGCCGACGTGGTCTGGCTCAACATCCCCCAGGCCTCGTTGAATGACGTTCAGATCAACTCTGAATACGTCGCTTATGCAATCAATTATATTTCGGCCATTTCAGAGTCCAACGTGGCGGTTCTTTCATGGTCCCAAGGTGGACTGGATACTCAATGGGCCTTGAAGTACTGGCCATCTACCCGAAAAGTGGTTGATGATTTCATCGCCATCAGCCCCGATTTCCACGGAACGGTCATGAGGTCACTTGTGTGCCCGTGGCTGGCAGCGCTTGCATGCACTCCCTCGCTGTGGCAGCAGGGGTGGAATACAGAGTTTATCAGAACTCTgcgaggcggcggaggggaCTCTGCATATGTTCCCACAACCACCATTTATTCCACATTCGATGAGATCGTACAGCCTATGAGCGGCAGCCAGGCGTCTGCCATCCTTTCAGACTCCCGGGCCGTCGGTGTATCTAATAACCACCTACAGACCATCTGCGGCGGCAAGCCTGCAGGAGGGGTTTACACTCATGAAGGTGTCTTGTACAACCCACTCGCATGGGCATTAGCGGTTGATGCGCTATCCCATGATGGCCCGGGCGACCCGTCACGGCTGGATCTTGACGTGGTTTGCGGGCGTGTGCTGCCACCCCAGCTTGGCCTAGATGATCTGCTAGGCACAGAAGGGCTGCTGCTTATCGCATTAGCAGAAGTTCTTGCATATAAGCCCAAAACCTTTGGCGAGCCAGCCATTGCGAGCTACGCTCATTGA
- a CDS encoding DUF2945 domain-containing protein: MSAERVKDKKGEIINEGDHVYTRYRGGSHEGDVERIVMDQAEADEENVANPPKVRGRCDFAPTTPNTLSQKVNDANANA; the protein is encoded by the exons ATGTCGGCCGAGCGAGTCAAAGACAAGAAAGGAGAGATTATTAATGAGGGTGACCATGTCTACACCCGCTATCGGGGCGGATCTCACGAAGGAGAT GTTGAAAGAATTGTGATGGATCAAGCCGAagcggacgaggagaacgtCGCGAATCCTCCCAAGGTGCGAGGACGATGCGATTTCGCCCCCACTACCCCTAATACATTGTCTCAGAAAGTCAACGACGCGAATGCTAACGCTTGA
- a CDS encoding putative hexokinase: protein MTAPLVKVLHRMQELFSNIVAALEAMIVFPSLFRDPSRKRRKTFHGAYWRRRTLDNFAEEVDRLFTSPLSLRNMIIMSEKIREQFKSCLQSSPVCMLPSYNHALPSGTEKGTYLALDVGGSTFRVALIELGGAGAMKILQESSSPIDNDVKLLEGTLFFDWMAEKIESMLSAVGADYGREAVPLSMGLSWSFPIEQTSISSGLVIHMGKGFLCSNGTLGQELGDLIVQSCRRRSLNVRVDAIVNDSSAALLSRAYVDPKTRMSLILGTGTNVAVHFPVREIGLTKFGTRPPGWFDYAKHVIINSELSMFGGGILPMTRWDDILNQTHLRPDYQPLEYMVTGRYLGEIVRLIITEAVETANLFRGELPHSMRDPYSFDTSIVAFLEADTSPSLVPSAALLQKEHTFPVSPSVEDLRFLRRICQIVSKRAAGYLATAIHSMWCLRNDAEFSDPTESKASSVKDTQEITIVESEEDSRSLSIACDGSVINKYPGFRDRCQGYLNQLTQQTNSSQGPLDPATSPYIRLELAPESAILGAAVAVAVAVEDQKSG from the coding sequence ATGACAGCTCCTCTAGTCAAAGTCCTGCACAGGATGCAGGAGCTCTTTTCCAACATTGTCGCTGCATTAGAGGCAATGATTGTGTTCCCTTCATTATTTCGTGATCCCTCGCGTAAGCGGCGGAAGACTTTCCACGGCGCCTACTGGCGACGTCGGACGCTCGACAACTTTGCCGAGGAAGTCGACCGCCTCTTCACTTCACCATTGTCTTTGCGCAATATGATAATCATGTCAGAGAAGATCCGAGAACAGTTCAAGTCGTGCCTCCAGTCCAGCCCGGTGTGCATGCTGCCATCGTACAACCATGCACTGCCGTCAGGAACTGAGAAAGGGACGTATCTGGCTTTGGATGTTGGGGGATCGACATTCCGGGTCGCCTTGATTGAGTTAGGAGGCGCAGGAGCAATGAAGATTCTTCAAgagtcatcatctccaatcGACAACGATGTGAAGCTGTTGGAAGGTACCTTGTTCTTCGATTGGATGGCCGAGAAGATTGAGTCAATGCTGAGTGCGGTGGGTGCTGACTATGGTCGGGAAGCTGTGCCTCTCTCAATGGGATTATCATGGTCTTTTCCAATTGAGCAGACATCCATCAGCAGTGGCCTGGTGATTCACATGGGAAAAGGGTTCTTGTGTTCCAACGGTACCCTTGGTCAGGAATTGGGGGATTTGATCGTCCAATCATGCCGGAGACGGAGCCTCAACGTACGAGTCGACGCAATAGTGAATGACAGTTCCGCAGCACTTCTTTCGCGAGCGTACGTCGACCCCAAAACACGCATGTCTCTAATCCTCGGAACTGGAACCAATGTTGCGGTTCATTTTCCTGTGCGTGAGATAGGATTGACCAAGTTTGGCACCAGACCGCCAGGCTGGTTTGATTATGCCAAGCATGTAATTATCAACAGTGAGCTGAGCATGTTTGGTGGTGGAATTTTGCCCATGACCCGATGGGATGATATCCTCAACCAGACTCACTTAAGGCCTGATTACCAGCCATTGGAGTACATGGTTACTGGTCGCTACCTGGGTGAAATTGTCCGACTCATCATCACAGAGGCCGTCGAAACCGCGAACTTGTTTAGAGGCGAGCTTCCTCATTCCATGCGAGACCCTTACTCCTTCGACACCAGCATTGTTGCATTCCTCGAAGCAGACACGTCACCATCACTGGTCCCTTCAGCAGCCCTCCTCCAGAAAGAGCATACGTTCCCAGTGTCTCCATCCGTCGAAGACCTGCGCTTCTTGCGACGAATTTGTCAGATTGTATCGAAGCGCGCGGCAGGGTATCTGGCAACCGCGATCCACAGTATGTGGTGCCTACGCAATGATGCAGAATTCTCCGATCCGACAGAATCGAAAGCATCCTCTGTCAAGGATACTCAGGAAATCACGATTGTTGAGAGTGAGGAAGACTCTCGGAGTTTATCCATCGCATGTGATGGTAGTGTCATCAACAAATATCCCGGCTTCAGAGATCGTTGCCAGGGGTACCTCAACCAGCTCACTCAGCAAACTAATTCCTCGCAGGGGCCGCTAGATCCTGCTACGAGTCCTTATATTCGCCTTGAACTAGCGCCTGAGAGTGCTATCTTGGGGGCTGCAGTTGCAGTTGCCGTGGCTGTGGAGGATCAGAAGTCAGGATAA